A stretch of Clostridium formicaceticum DNA encodes these proteins:
- the cas5b gene encoding type I-B CRISPR-associated protein Cas5b, protein MKAIRLKLYQEMTNYKKPTSFQLKESYPLPPYSTVIGMVHTLCDYKEYKEMDISVQGKYFSKVNDLFTRYEFKSGMTFDGARHQIKVEEFGISRGVATTELLVDVELLIHIIPYDQRLIAEIESALLYPREYPSLGRREDLVVIQEVKVVDVLEKELEEDIELEENYTAYIPLKLIDSGAIILSGPDAGIRSRGTKYKLNKNYELVNYGTKKAPKVFRKWNKVDVLYTSNIIASEYETILIDEDENIVFAS, encoded by the coding sequence ATGAAGGCTATTAGATTAAAACTATACCAGGAAATGACCAACTATAAAAAACCTACAAGTTTTCAGTTAAAGGAAAGCTATCCCTTACCACCATACTCTACTGTTATAGGAATGGTGCATACTTTGTGTGATTATAAGGAGTATAAAGAGATGGATATCAGTGTTCAAGGTAAATACTTCTCTAAAGTGAACGATTTATTCACAAGGTATGAGTTTAAGAGTGGAATGACATTCGATGGTGCTAGACACCAAATAAAGGTTGAAGAATTTGGCATCAGCAGAGGTGTTGCTACAACGGAGCTTTTGGTTGATGTAGAGCTTTTAATTCATATCATTCCATATGATCAAAGATTAATTGCTGAGATAGAAAGTGCTTTGCTGTATCCTAGAGAATATCCTTCACTAGGAAGAAGAGAAGATTTAGTTGTTATCCAAGAAGTAAAAGTAGTAGATGTTTTAGAAAAAGAATTAGAAGAGGATATTGAGTTAGAAGAAAATTATACAGCCTATATACCGTTAAAATTAATTGATAGTGGAGCTATCATATTAAGTGGACCAGATGCTGGTATTAGGAGTAGAGGTACAAAGTATAAATTAAATAAAAACTATGAGTTAGTAAACTATGGAACTAAAAAAGCACCTAAAGTTTTTAGGAAATGGAATAAAGTAGATGTTTTGTACACCTCTAACATTATTGCCAGTGAATATGAAACTATATTAATAGATGAAGATGAGAATATTGTTTTTGCTTCTTGA
- the cas4 gene encoding CRISPR-associated protein Cas4, protein MKKVTGVMIYYYFICDRKLWFFMNDLNMEQGSDLVSMGKLIDETSYKREKKNILIDENINIDFLKDWKVIHEVKKSRKIEEASKWQLKYYIWLLKQKGVDIEKGILDYPLLRKREDVFLDKQDEEELQKVLEEIDKIRSSKLPPAINKKAICKNCAYYELCYI, encoded by the coding sequence ATGAAAAAAGTAACTGGTGTTATGATTTATTATTATTTCATTTGTGATAGAAAACTATGGTTTTTTATGAATGATCTTAATATGGAACAAGGTAGTGACTTAGTAAGCATGGGAAAATTAATAGATGAAACATCCTACAAAAGAGAAAAGAAAAATATTCTAATCGATGAAAACATCAATATAGATTTTCTAAAAGATTGGAAAGTTATTCACGAAGTGAAAAAATCAAGAAAAATAGAGGAAGCATCTAAATGGCAGCTAAAATATTACATATGGCTATTAAAACAAAAAGGTGTGGATATAGAAAAAGGTATATTAGATTATCCGCTTTTAAGAAAAAGAGAAGACGTATTTTTGGACAAACAAGATGAAGAAGAACTGCAAAAGGTTCTGGAGGAGATAGACAAAATAAGGTCATCAAAATTACCACCAGCAATCAATAAAAAAGCTATATGTAAAAATTGTGCTTACTATGAACTTTGCTACATATAG
- the cas7i gene encoding type I-B CRISPR-associated protein Cas7/Cst2/DevR, whose amino-acid sequence MKNDMKPKGLTLSMVFEAESANYGESVGNVASLKKVARGKGEQYTYIARQAIRYNIVEQLGEACAEVRAEGSGDKKVIQFHPDATIKDYPEVDFFGYLKTMKGTGGKKRSAKVRLSNAISLETFKGDLDFLTNKGLADRIKENMNIAQAEIHKSYYRYTVTVDLEQIGIDEEYEIEIDNTEKARRVHKLLDTIALLYRDIRGRREDLKPLFAIGGVYDIKNPIFQNVLDVKDQRLIVEQIEGVLFENIKKDTYCGLIEGKFENDKEIKERLNPQSMPKLFETLKGKVKDYYEGY is encoded by the coding sequence ATGAAAAATGATATGAAACCAAAAGGATTAACACTATCTATGGTTTTTGAAGCAGAAAGTGCAAATTATGGAGAATCTGTGGGGAATGTAGCTTCATTGAAAAAGGTAGCTAGAGGAAAAGGCGAGCAGTATACCTATATAGCAAGACAAGCCATTAGGTATAACATCGTTGAACAACTTGGAGAAGCTTGTGCAGAAGTAAGGGCAGAGGGTAGTGGCGATAAAAAAGTAATACAATTCCATCCAGATGCAACCATAAAAGACTATCCAGAAGTAGATTTTTTTGGCTATCTTAAAACCATGAAGGGGACAGGAGGAAAGAAGAGATCAGCTAAGGTAAGACTTTCAAACGCAATATCTTTAGAAACCTTTAAAGGAGATTTAGACTTCTTAACCAACAAAGGACTAGCAGATAGAATAAAGGAAAATATGAACATAGCACAAGCTGAGATACATAAGTCTTACTATCGATATACTGTAACTGTGGATTTAGAGCAAATAGGCATCGATGAAGAATATGAGATAGAAATAGATAATACAGAAAAAGCAAGAAGGGTTCACAAATTGTTAGACACAATCGCATTATTGTATAGAGATATAAGGGGGAGGAGAGAAGATCTAAAACCTCTATTTGCTATAGGTGGAGTATATGATATTAAAAATCCAATATTTCAAAATGTTTTGGATGTAAAAGACCAGCGGTTAATTGTTGAACAGATAGAAGGCGTATTATTTGAAAATATTAAAAAAGATACTTATTGTGGGTTAATTGAAGGTAAATTTGAAAATGATAAAGAAATCAAAGAAAGGTTAAATCCTCAATCGATGCCAAAACTTTTTGAGACTTTAAAAGGAAAGGTAAAGGATTACTATGAAGGCTATTAG
- a CDS encoding CRISPR-associated helicase/endonuclease Cas3 translates to MNRYLAKSNPQETIQQHTDHLLKNYNILKSIYPNLEINWDILYLACLYHDLGKMNIKFQQKIESQEKIEGEIPHGILSLAFINAKALKDRGFNDDEIKILAHAVAYHHEREFNFDNHQLKEEIKLIEKEAENFMYEKIKDIQVKKLGAKYFAKDRIYQKDNEKMFFNYILVKGLLNRIDYAASGDIDVEKPNDFLMKSLSNLMEEWQEKDIHATWNDLQKHMLSHKEDNIIAIAETGMGKTEAGLQWIGDQKGFFTLPLKTAINAMYDRVAGKIIKEGYEDKVGLLHSDTYSEYLNKDLEEVDIDEYYNKTKQLSLPLTICTLDQVFDFVYRYRGFESKLATLAYSKTVIDEVQMYSSDLLAYLIIGLSYITKIGGKFAILTATLPNLVIDLLKEEGIDFIPPKTFTNNDRVRHSVKIIREQMNTDYIINLYNKNKVLVICNTVKEAQRVYKNLKIQHKVECVNLFHSNFIKKDRKEKEHNILSIGNKDSSEYGIWVTTQVVEASLDIDFDILITELSDLNGLFQRMGRCYRSRQFNESGYNCYVFDGGDKECSGVGYVIDKDIFQLSKEALRNIDGQLKEEDKMKLVSNLYTTENLKNTKYYKLIKANIDYVKSIEDHEKCKNEVKKIFRNINSMTVIPKEVYNKNLEVISSYIDILSKEYDKAMSKKERGELKGKKVIARSKLMDFTLSVPYHKTKENLIKSIKLNRYETIPILNCKYSSRIGVEYIEKDRFKEDSIDYFI, encoded by the coding sequence GTGAATAGATATTTAGCTAAATCAAATCCGCAGGAAACAATTCAACAACATACAGATCATTTACTAAAGAATTATAATATTTTAAAATCCATATATCCTAATTTAGAAATAAATTGGGATATATTATACCTAGCATGCTTATATCATGATCTTGGAAAGATGAATATTAAATTTCAACAAAAGATTGAGAGTCAAGAAAAAATAGAAGGTGAAATACCTCATGGAATTTTAAGCTTGGCTTTTATAAATGCAAAAGCATTAAAAGATAGAGGATTTAATGATGATGAAATAAAAATTTTAGCACATGCTGTAGCATATCATCATGAAAGAGAATTTAATTTTGATAATCATCAACTAAAAGAAGAAATAAAACTTATTGAAAAAGAAGCAGAGAACTTCATGTATGAAAAGATTAAGGATATTCAAGTTAAGAAGCTAGGAGCCAAATATTTTGCCAAGGACAGAATATACCAAAAAGATAATGAAAAAATGTTTTTCAATTATATTTTAGTGAAGGGTTTATTAAATAGAATTGATTACGCTGCCAGTGGAGATATAGATGTTGAAAAGCCAAATGACTTTCTGATGAAGAGTTTAAGTAATCTAATGGAAGAATGGCAAGAAAAAGATATCCATGCGACTTGGAATGACTTACAAAAACACATGTTATCTCATAAAGAAGATAATATCATTGCTATAGCAGAAACCGGTATGGGAAAAACAGAAGCAGGACTTCAATGGATAGGAGATCAGAAAGGTTTTTTTACGCTTCCATTAAAAACAGCTATAAATGCAATGTACGATAGAGTAGCAGGAAAAATTATTAAAGAGGGTTATGAAGATAAAGTAGGTTTGCTGCATTCTGATACTTACAGTGAATATTTAAATAAGGATTTGGAAGAAGTAGATATTGATGAATACTACAATAAAACAAAACAACTATCTCTCCCTCTTACAATTTGTACTTTAGATCAAGTGTTTGACTTTGTGTATAGGTATAGAGGATTTGAATCAAAGCTTGCTACTTTAGCTTATTCAAAAACTGTAATTGATGAGGTTCAAATGTACTCTTCTGATTTATTGGCATACTTAATTATTGGTTTATCCTATATTACCAAAATTGGTGGAAAGTTTGCTATATTAACAGCCACATTACCCAACTTAGTGATTGATTTATTAAAGGAAGAGGGGATAGATTTTATTCCTCCCAAAACCTTCACAAATAATGATAGAGTAAGACATAGTGTAAAAATCATAAGGGAACAGATGAATACAGACTATATTATAAATTTATATAATAAAAATAAAGTATTAGTTATTTGTAATACTGTAAAAGAAGCACAGCGGGTATATAAAAACCTAAAAATTCAACACAAGGTTGAATGTGTAAATTTGTTCCATAGTAATTTTATAAAAAAAGATCGTAAAGAAAAAGAACATAACATACTAAGTATAGGAAACAAAGACTCAAGTGAATATGGTATATGGGTAACTACTCAAGTGGTGGAGGCATCGCTAGATATTGACTTTGATATACTAATTACAGAGTTGTCGGACTTAAATGGGCTTTTTCAGAGGATGGGAAGATGCTATAGAAGTAGACAATTTAATGAAAGTGGATATAATTGTTATGTTTTTGATGGAGGGGACAAGGAGTGTAGTGGTGTTGGCTATGTTATAGATAAAGATATTTTTCAGCTATCGAAAGAAGCTTTAAGAAATATAGATGGTCAACTAAAAGAAGAAGACAAGATGAAGCTAGTAAGCAACCTCTATACTACTGAAAACTTAAAGAATACTAAATATTATAAACTAATAAAGGCGAATATCGATTATGTAAAAAGTATAGAGGATCATGAAAAGTGTAAAAATGAAGTGAAAAAAATATTTAGAAACATTAATTCTATGACAGTTATTCCAAAAGAGGTATATAATAAAAATCTCGAAGTAATTAGTAGTTATATTGATATTTTATCGAAAGAATATGATAAAGCCATGAGCAAGAAGGAAAGAGGGGAACTGAAAGGCAAAAAAGTCATAGCTCGAAGTAAATTGATGGATTTTACTTTAAGTGTTCCCTATCATAAAACTAAAGAAAATCTTATAAAAAGTATAAAACTGAACAGGTATGAAACCATTCCCATATTGAACTGTAAGTATTCAAGTAGAATTGGAGTAGAGTATATTGAAAAAGACAGGTTTAAAGAAGATTCTATAGATTACTTTATATAG